The Pseudomonas hefeiensis genomic sequence CATCCCCTGTGCTGGTTTTGAAGTAGCTCTTGTTCTTGAGCATGACCTCCTTGCCACTGATTTTTACCGTCCGTGATCCATTGATGGTGTCCTTCGCCATGCCGGTATTGGGGTAAGGAATCGGAACCCCCAGCGGGGTAGGCGGGGCCTGGGGTGGGGTGAAACAGACATCCGGGAACGCAGCAATGGACTTGCCATCCGCCGCCTTGCAGGATATCTCCATACCGTTGGCAAAGACCTCGTTGGCCATTACGCAGCCCTCACCGTCTGGTAACTGAGCAGTGCGACGGCGCGTTCGCCAGCGTCGTTGCCCAGGTGGCAGAAGATGTTCGGCCCTTCGCCATAGCCCTTGCGACTGGCGGCCAGTGCCACGGCGAGTATCACCGGGCCGATGGCGGCGCCGACTTCGCCGATGCAGTCGGCCGGGTGCCAGAGATGGAAGAATTCCTTGCGCACGCGCAGGGTCCGGCTGAGGGCCAAGGAGGCTTCCTTGAAGTAGTACTGCTCGCCGGAGATGTCGGTGAGCCGATAATCCATTTGCTCCAACCCACAGCCGGCTTCGCTAAGGGCCGCCCGTACAGCTTGGGTCAGGCCTTCGGCGCGCAGGGGAATGTCTTCGGCCTCCACAGTGGCCTTCTCCACGCCGAACCCCAGGCCGATGCAAGCCAATTGCGGCTCTTCGCTGGCTACGGGGGCGGCCAGGACCACGGCGGCGGCGCCTTCGCCGGGGATAAAACCGTTGGAATTCTGGCTGGTGAGCAGGCGTTCGCGTGCTTCGAAAGCGGCCAGTGTCGGTCCGTTCAAGAAGGAGTCGACGCCGACAATCAGTACGTGGCGATGGCCGCCCTGGTAGATCAGCGTACGCGCATTAAGCAGGGCCACGGCAGCGCTGACCCGTCCACGGGCGATGACGTTGGAACTGGGATGAAAGCGCAAGCCCAGTTCGGCTTCGATGGCGTGCAGCAGCCCCTTATCGAGACCATCGAGGCGGCCGGGGCGCTCGGCTTCCGCTACCCCCAGCAGCAGCGGAGTCTTTTCCGGATCGACGTTGGGGGTACTTTGTAGCGCCTCGGCGACGGCGCGGGCGGCCATCTTGATCAGCTTGGTGCGGCCGCGCCAGGGTTGTTCCAGAGGTACGCTGGCGGCAATCAGCCATTCGCCACCTTGGTCAATGAAGCGAGTTTCCTGAAAGTTGTCGATGGCGCAGCGGATCGCCGCGCAGCTCGCCGGTGCACTGAGGCCGACAGCGCTGACCATGCCAGAGCCGATGATGCAAAGAGCGCTCATCAGTCCGTCTCCTCGGGAGCGCGCCTGGCTTTTACCAGAGAGGAGAGCGACGGGTAGTAATCCTTGCCCAGTTTGCGGGCGCGCCACCAGCCCGTGGACATAGTGCCGACCAGCACCTGGGCGATCTCGAACATATTGCGTCGTAGTGGACGGGAGACACGCCAGGTCAGCTGCACCTGGAGCGCGTCTGTGTCGATCAGCAGGGTATCGATCACCGCCTGCACCGTCTCATGACCACCTTTTTTCAGGAAGAAGGTCACCGGCACGTCCATTTCAGGGATGCGAAAGCCCGCGCGCTCCCGGGGCGTGAGGTTGAGCAGTAGCACATCCTCGCCGCCACGCAGGTAAGGAATCTGCTGATCATCAGGGGCAGCCTGAAAGTAGCGGCTGTCGAAATCCTGCGGCAGAAACGGAAAGCAGTCGGCCAACCAGGCATCGTCGTAAGTACCGGCGAAGCGAGCGCGCTGCGGCCAACTGCGGCCGATGGGGCCAAGAGCCATTGGGCGGAAGTCGCCAGAGGGACTCTCGATCGGCTTGCCCAATTGCTCGGTGTTCGGCATCGGCATGCCGACAATGTCAGCACTCCCCATGCTACGTGGGAACCAGCCACATCCGGTCGGATTGTCCGGGTAACAGTGACGCATTTCAGGGTCTTTCGCCATCGGATGGCTGCCGCCAAAAGCCTGGGCATAGGAGATGTCCTGCTCGGTAAAAGGCTGCGGTAAGCCGGGAGAAACGCCCAATAGCCCCGGTTGCCATTGTCGGGGACCGAGGACGGAAAAGGCCTTGCTCATCTGACCGATACGAATGCCCGCGGCCAGCTGCGTCACGGGCCGCCCACCCGGGGCATAGGCCTTGCCGCGTACCAGTACATCGCAAAACGGCTTGATCGGGGCGAAGTCCATTTCCTGAAGCGGAGCGCTGAGGCCAGGCTCGTCGAAGAAAGTATCGGCCATCAGCAGTGGCTGCTGAGTGTCGGCGAGGGTTGCCGGACGGCCGTCCAGCGGCAAATTGAAAGTGCCTTTGGCCACGATCACCAGGGATTCGCGGCCATCGGGCTCCAGGCCTTGGGTGTAGGCAGCAAGCAGTTTGCTGGCGTTGAGCAGCTCCATGAGTCGACTACCTGTCTAGTTGATCTGCACCGAACCGCCCTTGATACGGTTCACGCCGGATGACCGGCTCGAGAGGTAGGTCCCTCGAATCAGCACCTTGCCCTCACGCGTGAGGGTGATGCTTGCCTTGCCGCAGCGCAGGACGATTTCCCGCTCCGCGCTGAACTCCAGGCGCTCGCCGTCCAGGTGGGCGACGGCTGGCGTTGTGGTTTGCGGCAGACGCTGGATGCGACCGATCACCAGCGGCCGGGTCAGGTCGCCGGCCTCGAACATCAGCGCGACCTGGGCGCCGATGTCTTCACGGGCGAGTGGGGTGGTGGTGCGCGCGACGAGGCCGGTTTCGCCGGGGCAGCCAGGGAAGGCGACCACAGGGGCATCTGCACTGGGCACATCCAGCAGCACCCCAATCACAACGCCATCCACGCGCGCGGGCGTGGCGGTGGAGGAAACGGTTAAATGATATTCAACGGTCATGGCGCCCACTCCGTGGCTAGTTCTGCAGGATTTTCTGGCCTTTGACGACAACGTTCTTGTTCGCCTTGATGTTGATGGCGCCGGAGCCGTCGATGGTGATGTTCTTGCCGCTGATCACGATGGTGCCGTCCTTCTTCATGGTGATGCTCGCCGCACCCGTGGTCAGGCTGATGGAGTCGCCGGCGTTGAGGGAGAAGTGCTTGCCAACGTCCAGGCTGTCGTTCTGCTTGATGTCAGTGGTGCGGCTCTGGGCGACGTCACGGGATTCGTTCTGGCCGATCCGGGTGCTCTGGTTGCCATTGATCTCGATCCCTTCGTTGCCCTTGACCGTTTCGTTACGGTTGCCGCTGATGCCGATGGTCTCGTTACCGCCCACGTCTTCGGTGCGGTTACTGACGATGGTGATATTTTCGTTGGCACCGACCTTTTCCGTGCGGTCCGCGCCGATGGTGATGGTCTCGTTGTTGCGCACGTTTTCGGTGCGGTTGGCGCCGATGGTGATGTTCTCGTCGCTGCCCACATCTTCGGTGCGGTTCACGCCGATGGAGATGGTTTCGTTGTTGCCGACGGTTTCCTTGCGGTCCACGCCGATTTTGATGGTTTCGTTGTTGTCCACCGTCTCAGTGCGGTCGTGTTTGACGTGCACGGTTTCGTCGTTGTCGATGGTCTTGCTGCGGTCATGGCCGACCCAATGGGTCTCGTCGTTCTCGACCTCGATGTCCTGGTTTTTTTCGGCGTGGATAAACAGCTGTTCGGCGCCTTTCTTGTCCTCCATGCGGATTTCATTGAAGTTGGCCGGTGAACCGCCCTTGCTTGAACGGCTTTTCACCCCGTTCTGGGTGGCATTGGCCGGCAACCCGTAGGGCACGGTCTGTTCGGCGTTGTAGACGCGACCGGTGATGATTGGCCGGTCCGGGTCGCCTTCGAGGAAGCTGACGATCACTTCCTGACCGATCCGCGGGATCTGCACGGCCCCCCAGTTTTTGCCAGCCCAGGCCTGGGACACGCGAATCCAGCAGGAGCTGTTTTCGTTGGATTGGTCATGGCGATCCCAATGGAAATGCACCTTGACCCGGCCATACTGGTCGGTCCAGATCTCCTCGCCACTGGGGCCAACCACCACAGCGGTCTGCGGCCCGCGGACAATGGGCATGGGCGTCAGAGGGAGAGGGCGGAAGGCCTGGTTGGCATCCATGCAGTCCAGCTCGCTGACGAACTGTTCGGCGATGTCCGACTGGCCGCTTTCATAGACTTCCTGACGGATCTGATAGCGCGCGACCACCACCAGGTATTCGCGATTCTGGTCCGCACGGTCGTAACCCGTCAGCGTGAACAAATGGCCGCAGCCCAGCCCGCGGGCGCGTCCGCACAACTGCACGCGCTCGAACTGGCTGTGAATGGCTTCGATGCGGGTACGCGCGTAGTGATCGCCGTCGTTGCTCTGCAGGTATTCACCGGGGTAGTCATAGAGCCGGTGGTCAGCGTTGCTGTGGTTGCGTACCACACTGGAACGCACCTCAAGGCTGGCGCGCGGGCGCAGGAAGTCATAGTCGTTCAGCGCCAGCGAACCAGGCTGGACTTCCCGCGCCAGTTGCCAGTCGTAGAAATGATCGCGTTCGCGCATTTGCCGATCGGGCGGATAGAAGGGTACCGAGTCGTAGTCCGCCGGCGCGGAGTGAGCGCCATAGGCGTCGGCCAGCACCAGTACATGACGCTCCTTTTCATGGCGGAAGAAGTAATAGATACCTTCCTGTTCCATCAGCCGGCTGACGAAATCGAAGCTGCTTTCGCGGTACTGAACGCAATATTCCCATTCGCGGTAGCTGGCGCTGAGGCTGTCTTCGAAATCAGAGAAACCGAGGTCGCGAAACACCTGCTTGATGATGTCCGGCACCGTCTTGTTCTGGAAAATCCGACAGTCCGAGGTCCGCGTGAGCAGCCAGAACCACGGTCGCAGACTGACGCGGTAACCCGCGAACTGACCGTGGCCGGTCAGTTGTCGGCAGCTACAGACAATCCCGTGGAAATAGCGTTTGCCTCCGTTGTACAGCTCCAGGGTCAAGCCCATCGGCTTGCCCAGCAACTGATCGAACTTGATCGCCCGGTCTTCGGAGGTAAGGTCCAATTCGTAGTGAAACAGCCGCCCCAGCTCTTCGCTGCCATCCAGGCTCTGCAACAATAGGACATCACCGCCGAGGGGACTGTCGACCTGTACCAAACGGTTGTTTTGAGTGATTGCCATCTACGGCTTCCTTGGCTCGTGTTCGGGCGTCAGTTGGCCGTAAGGAAGGCGGCGTACTCAAGGTCGTCGCCACAGGGAGCAGCAGGGGGCGTTGTGTCGAACAATCGGTGTACATTCACCACAGAGGTGATCTCCATATCGGCCCTGCGATCTGCACTGAGTCAGAGCGGACGTATGATTAGATCCGTCTCTCTGACAATAGCACATGGGTCGGGAGGCAATCGCCGGAGAGCGGACGGCTAGCCTCGAAGCCTTCCTTGGCAAGACGTGGCGGTCTGCAAATCATGCAGAGTGCTCCAGGTTGGCGACAGGCTGAGCTTTTTTCCGGTGGCGCAGGTTATCGAGTGCCACGAACACCACCGGCGTCGTCAGCAATGTCAGCACCTGGCTGAGCATCAAGCCACCGACAATTGCGACCCCGAGCGGTTCGCGCAACTCGGCACCCGTGCCGAAGGCCATCATCAAGGGCACGGCACCGAGCAGGGCGGCCAGAGTGGTCATGAGAATCGGCCGAAAACGCGCCAGGCACGCCTGATGGATGGCGTCGCGAGCGGACAGGTTGCGTTCGCGCTGTGCGTGGATGGCGAAGTCGATCAGCAGAATGCCGTTTTTCTTGACGATGCCGATCAGCAGGATCAGGCCGATCAGTGCCATGATCGAAAAGTCCAATTGCCAGGCCCACAGCAACACAATCGCGCCAATGCAGGCGGACGGCAGGGTTGAAAGGATGGTCAGTGGATGCACCAGGCTTTCATAAAGCACACCCAGGATGATGTAGACGGCCACCAGCGCGGCCAGGATCAAAAACGGTTGGCTGGCCAGGGACGACTGGAACGCCTGGGCAGAGCCCTGGAAGGTGCCGTTCACAGACGTCGGCATGCCGATCTCGCGTTCGATGTCCTGAAGTGCCGCCACCGCCTGCCCGAGTGCAACTCCAGGGGCGAGGTTGAAAGACAGATTTGCGGCCGGCAGCATGCCGTTGTGGTTGATTACCACAGGACCGCTCGCCGGCGGCTCGATCCGCGCAAACGTGAGGAGTGGCACCATCTGCCCGGTCAGCGGCGAACGCAGGTGGAAGTAACTGAGGCTTTCGGCATTGCCGCGTTGTGCCGTGCTCAGTTCGAGTATCACTTGGTATTGGTTGACCTCGGTCTGGTACTCGCTTATCTGCCGTTGTCCGAAGGCATCGTACAGCGCGTTGTCCAGGTCTTGGGCGGTGAAGCCATAACGTGCGGCCTCGTCGCGATCCAGGGTGATACGGGTGATGTTGGCATCCAGTTGCAGGTCATGGGAAGCATCACGGAACAGCGGGTTGGCCCGCAGCCGATCGGTCAGCGCGGTGGCCCAGGTCGCCAGCTCGGCACTGCTCTGCGCACGCAACACGTATTGATACTGCGCCCGGGGCTGGCCGGCACTGAGGTTGATGTCCTGCACGGCGCGCAGAAACACCTGGATGCCAGGCACCTGCGCCAGTTGCGGGCGTAACCGGTCAATGACCTGACTGACCGTCTCGTCGCGCTCCCCCGGGTCGTTCAACACCAGCCAGACCCGACCATTGCCGATCGAGTCGGTGATGGTGCCACCGATGGCGTGGTTATAACTGATGACCGCCGGATCCTTGCTGAAAATCGCTTCCAGTTGTTTGTGTTTCTCGACCATCTCCTCATAGGGGATGTCGGCGGAGGCCTGGGTAAACCCCTGGATGAAGGCCGTGTCCTGCAATGGAAAGAAGCCTTTGGGAATCATGATGAAACTGGCCACGCTGAGGGCCACGGTTGCAAAAAACACGCCTAACATGATTCGCTGATGACCAAGCGTCCAGGTCAATGTGCGATCGTAGCGTTTTAGCAAACCGGCGAAGAAGTCTTTGTCTGATTCGACACGATGGCTGGGCGCCTTCATGAAAAGGGAGGCGAGCGTCGGGGCCAGGGTCAGGCAGACCACTGCCGAAAGCATGATGGCGGCCACGGAGGTCAGGGCAAACTCGCGGAACAATCGACCGATCACGCCACCCATGAAGAGCAGGGGGATGAAGGCGGCAATCAGCGACACACTGATGGACACCACCGTAAAGCCGATTTCGCTGATGCCCTTGAGCGCCGCTGTGCGTTTGTCCTCACCCAGCTCCAGGTGTCGGTGGATGTTTTCGATCACTACGATCGCATCATCGACGATGAAACCGACCGCGATGACAATCGCCACCAGCGTCAGGTTGTTCAGGCTGAAACCGGCCAGGTACATCACCGCGCATGTCGACACCAACGATACCCCCAGCACAGTGGTCACGATCAGCGTGGCTGACAGTTGTCGCAGGAACAACGCCATGACGCCGATTACCAGAATGATCGCGATGCCCAGCGTCAACTCCACCTCATGCAAGGAGGAGCGGATGGTGCGGGTCCGATCGTTCAACACGTCGACCGTCATGTCTGCTGGCAAGGACGCCTTGAGATGGGGGAGGGCTGCCTGAATACGATCGACGGTGGCGACGATGTTGGCCCCCGGCTGTCGCCGGATCACGAGTACGACGCCCGATTGGCCATTGGGCCAGCTTTGCGTGTAGTCATCCTCGGAGCCTAATGTGACCCGTGCCAGATCCCGTACCCGCACCGCCGAGCCGTTGCGGTAGGTGACAATGACATTGTCATATTCGCGGGGTTCGAAGAGCTGATCGTTGACTTCCAGATGGGAGACTCGGTGTTTACCGAACAAAGCCCCCTTGGGCAGATTGACGCTGGCGCTCTGCACTGCGGTGCGGATGTCTGCCAATGTCACACCGGCGGCCGCGAGAACCTCTGGACGGGCCTGGATACGGATCGCCGGGCGGCGCTCGCCCACTACGTTGATCAGGCCAACTCCCGCCAGCTGACTGAGTTGCCGAGAGAGCACGGTATCGGCCAGATCACTGACTTGCATCAGCGACAAGTTAGCGGAGTAAGCGCTGAGAATCAGGATCGGACTGTCGGCAGGATTGACCTTGCGCCATACCGGCAGGCTAGGCATGTCACTGGGCAAACGCGCCGACGCATTATTGATTGCCGCCTGGACTTCCTGCGCGGCCGCGTCGATATTTTTGTCCAGCGCGAACTGCAGCGTCAGCGTCAGCATGCTCAACGAACTGGCCGAGGTCATCTCGGTAATGCCGGGTATCGAGCTCAGTTCGACTTCCAGCGGCGTCGCTACCGAGGAGGCCATGGTCTGGGCACTGGCTCCCGGCAGTGTCGCGGTGATCTGGATCGTCGGAAAATCGGCTTCCGGCAGCGGTGCGATGGACAAACGGGGGTAGGCGATCACCCCGAGCAATACCAGAGCAAAACTCAACAAAATAGTGCCGATGGGGTGATCCATACACCAGGCGTAGACATTGCGGCCGGCCATCAGAAAGCACTTTCGCTGGCGACCGAGGAGGGTGCTGTATCGCGACCATCAAGCATGTGTACCTGCGTGCCCGGACGCAGCCGTGAATAGCCGTCGTCAACGATCCGGTCGCCGGCTTCAACGCCTTCGACCACCGCAATGTCAGCGTCGGCGTAGGTGACCGTCACTGGCTGAGGAGAGGCCTTGCCGTCTCTGACGCGCCAGACGAACGTATTTTGCGCGCCCTGTCGCAGAGCACGCTGCGGCACCACCATGGCCTCGCGCAGTATCGCGGCCTGCACAGTGATCACCACCGATTGATCCGGCCATAGGCGTCCCTGGGCGTTAGCAAAGTCGCCTTTGATCCGCACCGTCCCAGTGGCGTCGGAAACCCGGTTATCGATCAGGCTCAGGCTTCCCTCGCTCAAAAGTTCACCGCCGTCGCCCGAGTACGCGCGAAGGGTCACCGGCGCTTGCCCTGCGCCGGCAACCAGCGTACGCAACTGCGGCAGGAGCGCCTGGGGAAGCGCGGCCTCGATGCTGATCGGGTCCAGCTGAACCACTGAAAACAAGGCTTGCGTGTCACTGGCCCGGACATAACTGCCTTCATGAACGTTACGGATGCCGATCCGACCATCAGTAGGGGACAGGATCCGGGTATGGGACAACTGCACCTGATTGGCGGTGACGGTCGCTTGCTGGCTCTGCACCGTTGCGCGCAATTGAGCAACCATCGCTTCTTGCTGGTCGAGGGTTTGCGCCGATATAGCCTGGTTCGTGGCCAGTACACGGTAACGCTTGAGATCAAGGCTCGCCGAAGCCAACTGAGCTTGAGCCACAGACGTTTGTGCCTTGGCGTGCTCCAGGGCGGCAATGATGGCGCGATCATCGATACGTGCCAGGAGATCTCCGCGCTTGACGACCTGACCTTCTTTGACCGGCAACTCCAGCAGAAAGCCGTCAAGCTGGGAGCGGATTTCGACGCTGTGCAGAGAGCGCACGTTACCTATCGCGTGGATGAGTACAGGCACGTCGCGGTGGCGCATTTCGATTGTACTGACCGGAACCGTAGGCGGGGCGGTTGTCACAGCAGCCACCGACTCTCGCGACCACAGCCACCACGTTGTGCCACCCATGATCAACAAGCTGCCAAGTGTCAGCGACACACTGAAAACGGTACGGGGGATCTTCGATTGCAACATGACGACAACTTCCCTGCGCAGTTTAAGATTCACGACATCGCGATCAATCCATGGCCAGTTCGGACCGAGGATTTAAGCGGTTGCTGTCATTTGCATCGCCACCGCCAATGCCCGGGTTGCCGGGGTGCTCTTGAGCCCCGGCCTCCAGCACCTGCGCCATAACCTCAGATTGCCAGGCGAAGTACGGGTTGTAGGTCAACCGTGCGTGGACTTTGCCTGGCTCACGATAACCCCAGTCCGAATACCAGACAGGGCCACCTGCCTGGCATTGCTGGTACGCCGTGTCGCTCTGGCCGTTCCAGCACAGGCGCTGGTTACCTTGTCGACCGTATTGCGGATTGTCGGGGGAGAACAGCACACCCATATGGGAAAACTGACTGATCTGCTCGGCCGGCAACTGGTCGCTGCGCACCAACACGCGTGGACTTTGCAATTCGTTGGCGAGGTTGCCGTACCAGATCATCCGCGACCCCGGATTGGGGAAACGCCGATTGAAAGAGTCCCGTACAAAGGCCACATCCACCACCGAATCATGGGCAGCACTGACCACCAGTACCGGGCGGTCGAAGCCGTGCAATGCCAGCTTGCTGCGCACGGCGGTACTGCTCAGGTAAAACTGGGCGAAGCCATTGGTCGGCACGTTCTGGTAGCGCAGTGACGTCTGCT encodes the following:
- a CDS encoding DUF2169 family type VI secretion system accessory protein, producing MELLNASKLLAAYTQGLEPDGRESLVIVAKGTFNLPLDGRPATLADTQQPLLMADTFFDEPGLSAPLQEMDFAPIKPFCDVLVRGKAYAPGGRPVTQLAAGIRIGQMSKAFSVLGPRQWQPGLLGVSPGLPQPFTEQDISYAQAFGGSHPMAKDPEMRHCYPDNPTGCGWFPRSMGSADIVGMPMPNTEQLGKPIESPSGDFRPMALGPIGRSWPQRARFAGTYDDAWLADCFPFLPQDFDSRYFQAAPDDQQIPYLRGGEDVLLLNLTPRERAGFRIPEMDVPVTFFLKKGGHETVQAVIDTLLIDTDALQVQLTWRVSRPLRRNMFEIAQVLVGTMSTGWWRARKLGKDYYPSLSSLVKARRAPEETD
- a CDS encoding DUF6484 domain-containing protein, encoding MTVEYHLTVSSTATPARVDGVVIGVLLDVPSADAPVVAFPGCPGETGLVARTTTPLAREDIGAQVALMFEAGDLTRPLVIGRIQRLPQTTTPAVAHLDGERLEFSAEREIVLRCGKASITLTREGKVLIRGTYLSSRSSGVNRIKGGSVQIN
- a CDS encoding type VI secretion system Vgr family protein — encoded protein: MAITQNNRLVQVDSPLGGDVLLLQSLDGSEELGRLFHYELDLTSEDRAIKFDQLLGKPMGLTLELYNGGKRYFHGIVCSCRQLTGHGQFAGYRVSLRPWFWLLTRTSDCRIFQNKTVPDIIKQVFRDLGFSDFEDSLSASYREWEYCVQYRESSFDFVSRLMEQEGIYYFFRHEKERHVLVLADAYGAHSAPADYDSVPFYPPDRQMRERDHFYDWQLAREVQPGSLALNDYDFLRPRASLEVRSSVVRNHSNADHRLYDYPGEYLQSNDGDHYARTRIEAIHSQFERVQLCGRARGLGCGHLFTLTGYDRADQNREYLVVVARYQIRQEVYESGQSDIAEQFVSELDCMDANQAFRPLPLTPMPIVRGPQTAVVVGPSGEEIWTDQYGRVKVHFHWDRHDQSNENSSCWIRVSQAWAGKNWGAVQIPRIGQEVIVSFLEGDPDRPIITGRVYNAEQTVPYGLPANATQNGVKSRSSKGGSPANFNEIRMEDKKGAEQLFIHAEKNQDIEVENDETHWVGHDRSKTIDNDETVHVKHDRTETVDNNETIKIGVDRKETVGNNETISIGVNRTEDVGSDENITIGANRTENVRNNETITIGADRTEKVGANENITIVSNRTEDVGGNETIGISGNRNETVKGNEGIEINGNQSTRIGQNESRDVAQSRTTDIKQNDSLDVGKHFSLNAGDSISLTTGAASITMKKDGTIVISGKNITIDGSGAINIKANKNVVVKGQKILQN
- a CDS encoding efflux RND transporter permease subunit, producing the protein MAGRNVYAWCMDHPIGTILLSFALVLLGVIAYPRLSIAPLPEADFPTIQITATLPGASAQTMASSVATPLEVELSSIPGITEMTSASSLSMLTLTLQFALDKNIDAAAQEVQAAINNASARLPSDMPSLPVWRKVNPADSPILILSAYSANLSLMQVSDLADTVLSRQLSQLAGVGLINVVGERRPAIRIQARPEVLAAAGVTLADIRTAVQSASVNLPKGALFGKHRVSHLEVNDQLFEPREYDNVIVTYRNGSAVRVRDLARVTLGSEDDYTQSWPNGQSGVVLVIRRQPGANIVATVDRIQAALPHLKASLPADMTVDVLNDRTRTIRSSLHEVELTLGIAIILVIGVMALFLRQLSATLIVTTVLGVSLVSTCAVMYLAGFSLNNLTLVAIVIAVGFIVDDAIVVIENIHRHLELGEDKRTAALKGISEIGFTVVSISVSLIAAFIPLLFMGGVIGRLFREFALTSVAAIMLSAVVCLTLAPTLASLFMKAPSHRVESDKDFFAGLLKRYDRTLTWTLGHQRIMLGVFFATVALSVASFIMIPKGFFPLQDTAFIQGFTQASADIPYEEMVEKHKQLEAIFSKDPAVISYNHAIGGTITDSIGNGRVWLVLNDPGERDETVSQVIDRLRPQLAQVPGIQVFLRAVQDINLSAGQPRAQYQYVLRAQSSAELATWATALTDRLRANPLFRDASHDLQLDANITRITLDRDEAARYGFTAQDLDNALYDAFGQRQISEYQTEVNQYQVILELSTAQRGNAESLSYFHLRSPLTGQMVPLLTFARIEPPASGPVVINHNGMLPAANLSFNLAPGVALGQAVAALQDIEREIGMPTSVNGTFQGSAQAFQSSLASQPFLILAALVAVYIILGVLYESLVHPLTILSTLPSACIGAIVLLWAWQLDFSIMALIGLILLIGIVKKNGILLIDFAIHAQRERNLSARDAIHQACLARFRPILMTTLAALLGAVPLMMAFGTGAELREPLGVAIVGGLMLSQVLTLLTTPVVFVALDNLRHRKKAQPVANLEHSA
- a CDS encoding efflux RND transporter periplasmic adaptor subunit is translated as MRSLHSVEIRSQLDGFLLELPVKEGQVVKRGDLLARIDDRAIIAALEHAKAQTSVAQAQLASASLDLKRYRVLATNQAISAQTLDQQEAMVAQLRATVQSQQATVTANQVQLSHTRILSPTDGRIGIRNVHEGSYVRASDTQALFSVVQLDPISIEAALPQALLPQLRTLVAGAGQAPVTLRAYSGDGGELLSEGSLSLIDNRVSDATGTVRIKGDFANAQGRLWPDQSVVITVQAAILREAMVVPQRALRQGAQNTFVWRVRDGKASPQPVTVTYADADIAVVEGVEAGDRIVDDGYSRLRPGTQVHMLDGRDTAPSSVASESAF
- a CDS encoding alpha/beta hydrolase, which encodes MKALYALLLIGLTGCARAPVEVAQPAPVSFGDYRLQTLAQIERNRHFQNPDHTLELAWNAPREWVPVQPNGRGVLLVHGLGDSPGSFVDIATQLASRGYRVRTVLLPGHGTRPADMLDVDINDWRRTVEQQVTLLRKDVGHVYLGGFSTGANLVVAYAMDDQSIAGLLLFSPAFKSNVPFDWVLPWLAKVKPWLRQPASAAPQQTSLRYQNVPTNGFAQFYLSSTAVRSKLALHGFDRPVLVVSAAHDSVVDVAFVRDSFNRRFPNPGSRMIWYGNLANELQSPRVLVRSDQLPAEQISQFSHMGVLFSPDNPQYGRQGNQRLCWNGQSDTAYQQCQAGGPVWYSDWGYREPGKVHARLTYNPYFAWQSEVMAQVLEAGAQEHPGNPGIGGGDANDSNRLNPRSELAMD